In Streptosporangiales bacterium, the genomic stretch GGCCTGGCTGGCCACCAGCACTCGTGGCGGCGGCCCCCACCTCGTACCACTGTTGTTCCACTTCAACGGCGACGTACTCACATTCGCGACTTTCCTCAACAGCCCTACCGTTGCCAACGCCGCCGCCGACGGCCGAGCTCGGGTGGCGATCGGCCACCCGTACGACCTGGTCATGATCGACGGCTCCATCACCGTCGTCGATCCTCACCGCATGGATCCGATCATCGCGGAAGCACACGCGTCATTGCTGCGCGGCGGCCCAGATCCACGCCAAGTACCGGGACTCGTCTACCTTCAGCTCACCCCGGCTCGGCTGCAGGCATGGCGTTCCTTCGCCGAGCTCGGCGGACGAACATTGATGAGCTCCGGGCGGTGGCTGGTGTGACCGGATCGTGTCGAGCTGGTCTAACCGGAGAAAGCGTCGTCCTTCTTCGCTCGTTCCGTGGACAGGGCTGCGGGTGGCAGCGGTCCTCTACGTTTCAGCAGCAGGATGCCGATCAACAGGACGGGGATGTAATGGAAGGCTGG encodes the following:
- a CDS encoding pyridoxamine 5'-phosphate oxidase family protein encodes the protein MVQTDGVPDPNPSEAVPPPRPAAQRKSDALELLRSQTTAWLATSTRGGGPHLVPLLFHFNGDVLTFATFLNSPTVANAAADGRARVAIGHPYDLVMIDGSITVVDPHRMDPIIAEAHASLLRGGPDPRQVPGLVYLQLTPARLQAWRSFAELGGRTLMSSGRWLV